In Arachis hypogaea cultivar Tifrunner chromosome 2, arahy.Tifrunner.gnm2.J5K5, whole genome shotgun sequence, a genomic segment contains:
- the LOC112735299 gene encoding AT-rich interactive domain-containing protein 4, with the protein MFQFHPQGTQKQSCTLLAVTGGSEQKLPPPQDQLNYPFPQLVSSGRLEVQVLSNPDKEQFRKVLDTYQPNFVYLQGEQLANGEVGSLVWQGVKLSNPDDITELFGSTLPTAVYLEIPNGEDFAEALHVKGIPHVIFWKNAFSYFAACHFRQAFLSVVQSSSTHTWDAFHLARASFEFYCVQNNHVLPTDSNDADSEMGPHLMGDCLKINIDPPEVAEEDDDDDENSSGDLPAIKIHDDEVNLRFLICGAPSGVDESLLRSLEDGLSALLTIEIRGCKLHGKFSAPPPPLQAAAFSRGVVTMRCDISTCSSAHISLLVSGSAQTCFNDQLLESHIKNEIIEKSEIVHAQLNDGNKQSYSEPRRSASIACGAPVFEVCMKLPQWALQILRQLAPDISYRSLVALGIASIQGLPVASFEKDDAERLLFFYQGCDKDSYANNTIFSSPPGWLKPPPPTRKRYEPTQGASLALHDGAFTGDGAVRKVDEEERDGKMANGISTPLTPARQRLKVSAMRPIPHVRRHRMTPFSGPSQTDGFDGAPVEPHLPIVVPAKRSSIGSTSASQRKSFLGAAQSKQVISLNPLPLKKHGCGRGPVQTCSEEEFLKDVMEFLIIRGHNRLIPQGGLAEFPDAILNGKRLDLYNLYKEVVTRGGFHVGNGINWKGQIFSKMRNYTTTNRMTGVGNTLKRHYETYLLEYELAHDDVDGECCLLCHSSAAGDWVNCGICGEWAHFGCDRRQGLGAFKDYAKTDGLEYICPHCSVTNFKKKQSVANGYSQGSMSSRPL; encoded by the exons ATGTTTCAGTTTCATCCACAAGGAACTCAAAAACAGAGTTGTACTCTGCTTGCTGTCACCGGTGGCTCTGAGCAGAAGCTGCCACCACCACAGGATCAGCTCAATTATCCATTCCCTCAGCTGGTTTCTTCAGGGCGTCTTGAG GTTCAAGTCCTGAGCAATCCTGATAAGGAGCAGTTTCGGAAAGTTCTGGATACATATCAGCCAAATTTTGTTTACTTACAAGGGGAGCAGCTAGCCAATGGTGAAGTTGGTTCGCTGGTTTGGCAGGGTGTGAAATTGTCTAATCCTGACGATATAACAGAGCTCTTTGGTTCCACATTGCCAACTGCT GTTTATTTAGAAATACCAAATGGAGAAGATTTTGCAGAGGCTCTTCATGTTAAG GGAATTCCGCATGTGATATTCTGGAAGAATGCGTTTTCTTATTTTGCTGCCTGCCATTTTCGTCAAGCATTTCTTTCAGTGGTCCAGAG TTCATCTACACATACATGGGATGCTTTCCATCTTGCACGTGCCTCTTTTGAGTTTTACTGTGTTCAAAACAACCATGTACTTCCTACTGACAGCAATGATGCTGATAGTGAGATGGGGCCACACCTTATGGGTGACTGTCTCAAAATTAACATTGACCCTCCTGAGGTGGCTGAAGAAGATGACGACGATGATGAAAATTCCTCAGGCGATCTTCCTGCTATAAAGATACATGATGATGAAGTGAACTTGAGATTTCTCATTTGTGGTGCACCTTCTGGCGTT GACGAGTCATTGCTGAGATCGTTGGAGGATGGACTCAGTGCTCTCTTAACTATTGAA aTCCGTGGTTGCAAGCTCCATGGCAAGTTTAG TGCACCCCCACCACCTCTTCAGGCAGCTGCTTTTTCTCGTGGAGTTGTTACCATGCGATGTGATATATCTACCTGTAGTTCAGCACATATCTCTCTTCTGGTATCAGGCAGTGCACAAACGTGTTTCAACGATCAG CTCTTGGAGAGtcatataaaaaatgaaataattgAGAAGAGTGAAATAGTTCATGCACAACTCAACGACGGGAACAAACAGAGTTATTCCGAACCTCGCAGATCTGCTTCAATTGCTTGTGGAGCACCTGTATTTGAAGTTTGCATGAAGCTTCCTCAATGGGCCTTGCAG ATTTTGAGACAGCTAGCACCTGATATTTCTTATCGAAGTTTAGTTGCACTTGGCATTGCTAGTATTCAGGGGTTGCCTGTAGCATCTTTTGAGAAAGATGATGCTGAGCGCTTACTTTTCTTCTATCAAGGCTGTGATAAAGATAGCTATGCAAACAATACGATTTTCAGCAGTCCTCCTGGTTGGTTGAAACCACCCCCTCCTACTAGAAAGAGGTATGAACCAACCCAAGGAGCAAGTCTTGCCCTTCATGATGGCGCCTTTACAGGGGATGGTGCTGTTCGAAAAGTAGACGAAGAAGAAAGGGATGGGAAAATGGCAAATGGGATCAGCACACCCTTAACTCCAGCTAGGCAGAGATTGAAAGTATCAGCAATGAGGCCAATTCCTCATGTTCGTCGCCATAGAATGACACCTTTTAGTGGACCTTCTCAGACAGATGGTTTTGATGGTGCCCCGGTTGAGCCTCATTTGCCTATTGTTGTCCCTGCAAAGAGGAGTAGCATTGGATCAACTTCTGCATCACAGAGAAAATCATTTTTAGGAGCCGCCCAGTCTAAGCAGGTTATTTCATTGAACCCATTGCCTTTGAAGAAACATGGTTGTGGCAGAGGCCCAGTACAGACCTGCTCTGAG GAGGAATTTCTTAAAGATGTCATGGAGTTTTTAATTATTCGGGGACATAACCGATTGATTCCCCAAGGAGGCCTTGCTGAGTTCCCTGATGCTATACTCAATGGAAAACGCCTTGATCTTTACAACTTGTATAAAGAG GTGGTTACCAGGGGAGGATTTCATGTTGGCAATGGCATCAACTGGAAAGGACAAATCTTCTCAAAGATGCGCAATTACACAACCACCAATAGAATGACT GGAGTTGGAAATACACTTAAAAGACATTATGAAACCTACCTTTTAGAATATGAATTAGCACATGATGATGTGGATGGGGAGTGCTGCTTGTTGTGTCACAG TAGTGCAGCTGGGGATTGGGTGAATTGTGGTATATGTGGTGAGTGGGCGCACTTTGGATGTGACAGAAGACAGGGGTTAGGGGCATTCAAG GATTATGCAAAAACAGATGGGCTAGAATATATATGTCCTCACTGTAGTGTTACAAATTTCAAGAAGAAACAAAGTGTTGCTAATGGGTATTCTCAAGGGTCAATGTCGTCGCGACCCCTTTGA